From the Comamonas odontotermitis genome, one window contains:
- a CDS encoding NUDIX hydrolase, with the protein MNQSETAHAHVLTSVDVVVLTLVEGVLSVVLVQRAHAPFAGVWALPGGYIHADEDADAHASAVRVLRTKAGIEGAYLEQLATFTGPARDPRGWSVAIAYCALVPQERLPVQRSDMKIVPVDAPGQLPFDHGLILQAALARVRSKSQYSSLPVHFFGETFTLPQLQLVYEGILGEPLNKVSFRRKMDELGMLEPVPGEMLAGGAHRPAQLHRVRPAFRRQLALSVRGL; encoded by the coding sequence ATGAATCAAAGTGAAACGGCACATGCCCATGTACTGACCAGCGTGGATGTCGTGGTGCTCACGCTGGTAGAGGGTGTGCTGAGTGTGGTGCTGGTCCAGCGCGCTCATGCACCTTTCGCCGGTGTCTGGGCTTTGCCGGGCGGGTACATCCATGCGGACGAGGACGCCGATGCCCATGCCAGCGCAGTGCGCGTGCTGCGCACCAAGGCGGGTATCGAGGGGGCCTACCTGGAGCAACTGGCCACTTTCACCGGCCCGGCGCGCGACCCGCGTGGCTGGTCGGTGGCGATTGCCTATTGCGCACTGGTTCCGCAGGAGAGATTGCCTGTGCAGCGTTCGGATATGAAGATTGTGCCTGTGGACGCGCCTGGCCAGTTGCCGTTTGACCATGGGCTGATCCTGCAAGCGGCGCTGGCACGCGTACGCAGCAAAAGCCAGTATTCATCGTTGCCCGTGCATTTTTTCGGGGAGACCTTCACCCTGCCGCAACTTCAGCTGGTGTATGAGGGCATTCTGGGCGAGCCTTTGAACAAGGTGAGCTTCAGGCGCAAGATGGATGAGCTGGGCATGCTTGAGCCCGTGCCCGGTGAAATGCTGGCCGGAGGCGCCCATCGCCCGGCGCAACTGCACCGTGTACGGCCTGCTTTCCGGCGACAGCTGGCGCTGAGTGTGCGGGGGTTGTGA
- a CDS encoding cysteine hydrolase family protein: MRHRTQLLIIDPQNDFCDLPQDWRPATAATSMPFAPSLPVAGAHADMQRLAKWIGRQSERLDNITITLDSHQAYDIAHPAFWQQGNGSAVQPFTTITADQVRAGSFAPRNAAERDRTLAYLDTLETQGSYTLMVWPLHCEIGSIGHSVHADVLTACRHWQTARQCAVRHVFKGMNPFTEHYSAIRAEVPDPQDPETGLNTALLQHLAQADTLVIAGEAGSHCVRATTEHIVQNIGTLWGADDCSRIVLLTDCMSPVAGFESAQETFLQQMHAIGVRCTTSTAFNL; the protein is encoded by the coding sequence ATGCGCCACCGCACACAGTTACTCATCATCGACCCGCAAAACGACTTTTGCGACCTGCCCCAGGACTGGCGCCCCGCTACTGCTGCAACCAGCATGCCTTTTGCACCCAGCCTGCCGGTGGCAGGTGCCCATGCAGACATGCAACGCCTTGCAAAGTGGATCGGGCGCCAGAGCGAGCGGCTGGACAACATCACCATCACGCTCGACTCCCACCAGGCCTATGACATTGCCCATCCCGCTTTCTGGCAGCAAGGGAATGGCAGCGCGGTGCAGCCCTTCACCACCATCACCGCCGATCAGGTGCGTGCTGGCAGCTTCGCGCCCCGCAACGCTGCCGAGCGCGATCGCACACTGGCCTATCTCGATACGCTGGAAACCCAGGGCAGCTACACCTTGATGGTATGGCCGCTGCACTGCGAGATCGGCAGCATTGGCCACAGCGTGCATGCCGACGTGTTGACCGCCTGTCGCCACTGGCAGACCGCGCGCCAATGCGCTGTGCGCCATGTGTTCAAAGGCATGAATCCCTTCACCGAACACTACAGCGCCATTCGCGCGGAGGTGCCTGATCCGCAGGACCCCGAGACCGGCCTGAACACCGCCCTGCTGCAACATCTGGCGCAGGCGGACACCCTGGTGATTGCCGGTGAGGCGGGCAGCCACTGCGTGCGCGCCACCACCGAGCACATCGTGCAGAACATCGGCACGTTGTGGGGAGCAGACGACTGCTCGCGCATCGTGCTGCTGACCGATTGCATGAGCCCGGTTGCAGGTTTTGAGTCTGCACAAGAAACCTTTTTGCAGCAGATGCATGCCATCGGTGTACGCTGCACCACCAGCACTGCTTTCAATTTATAA
- the pncB gene encoding nicotinate phosphoribosyltransferase: MQPIITSLLDTDLYKFTMWQAMLHRHPQTQSTYRFVCRSTPEFPLVDLLDEVRTEIDALCTLKFKKDELDYLASLRFMKSDFIDFLRIFQFQRDFIEVKADGSSLHIVANGPQVHVMGFEIFVLSIVNELYFRRFDQASALAEGRRRLGAKIVRLQELAQEAKHRHPFELFDFGVRRRFSGPWQREVVQAFASQTAQWFKGTSNVLLARDLNLVPIGTMAHEYLQSYQAHGVRLRDFQIAALEDWVQEYRGDLGIALTDTVGMDAFLADFDMYFAKLFDGLRHDSGDPKEWGEKALAHYAKLRIDANSKRLVFSDGLTLDAALDLYQHFADRIQCGFGIGTQLANDMGLKQLNIVMKLTHANGQPVAKLSDSPGKTLCDDETYLAYLKQVFHVKY, from the coding sequence ATGCAGCCCATCATCACCAGCCTGCTCGACACCGATTTGTACAAGTTCACGATGTGGCAGGCCATGCTGCACCGGCATCCGCAAACCCAATCCACCTACCGCTTTGTCTGCCGCTCTACGCCCGAGTTTCCGCTGGTGGATCTGCTGGACGAGGTGCGGACAGAGATTGACGCGCTGTGCACGCTCAAGTTCAAGAAAGATGAGCTGGACTACCTCGCCAGCCTGCGCTTCATGAAAAGCGATTTCATCGATTTTCTGCGCATCTTCCAGTTCCAGCGCGATTTCATCGAGGTAAAGGCCGACGGCAGCAGCCTGCACATCGTCGCCAATGGCCCGCAGGTGCATGTGATGGGCTTTGAGATTTTTGTGCTGTCCATCGTCAACGAGCTGTACTTCCGCCGCTTTGACCAGGCCTCTGCCCTCGCCGAAGGGCGCAGACGACTCGGAGCAAAAATAGTGCGTCTGCAGGAGCTGGCGCAGGAAGCCAAGCACCGCCATCCCTTCGAGCTGTTTGATTTCGGCGTGCGTCGGCGCTTTTCCGGCCCCTGGCAGCGCGAGGTGGTGCAAGCCTTTGCCAGCCAGACGGCGCAGTGGTTCAAGGGCACCTCGAATGTGCTGCTGGCGCGCGACCTGAACCTGGTCCCCATCGGCACCATGGCCCACGAATACCTGCAAAGCTACCAGGCCCATGGCGTGCGCCTGCGCGACTTCCAGATCGCCGCACTCGAAGACTGGGTGCAGGAATACCGGGGCGACCTGGGTATCGCACTGACCGACACCGTTGGCATGGACGCCTTCCTCGCCGACTTCGACATGTACTTTGCCAAGCTCTTCGATGGCCTGCGCCACGATTCGGGCGACCCCAAGGAATGGGGTGAAAAGGCACTGGCGCACTACGCCAAGCTGCGCATCGATGCCAACTCCAAGCGCCTGGTGTTCTCCGATGGCCTGACGCTGGACGCCGCACTCGATCTGTACCAGCATTTTGCCGACCGCATTCAGTGCGGCTTTGGCATCGGCACCCAACTGGCCAACGACATGGGGCTCAAGCAGCTGAACATCGTGATGAAGCTCACCCATGCCAACGGCCAGCCGGTAGCCAAGCTCAGCGACAGTCCGGGCAAGACCCTGTGCGACGACGAAACCTATCTGGCGTACCTCAAACAGGTCTTCCACGTGAAATATTGA